CCAAAGAAGCTGGGAGCGAATCTGAAGGCGGCGAAAAGCTGTCCGGCAAGGTACAAATTGATGGGTCAAGTACGGTTTATCCCATCAGCGAAGCCGTTGCCGAAGAATTCCGAACTGTGCAGCCCGATGTGCATCCCATTGTGGGGATTTCGGGTACTGGTGGCGGGATGAAAAAATTCATCGCCGGCGAAATTGATATCTGCGATGCTTCACGTGGGATGAAAGAAAAAGAAGCTGCCGCCTGCAAAGAAAAAGGAATCGAGTTTATCGAGTTGTCAGTTGCCTTTGATGGTCTGGCTGTGATTGCCAATCCTAAGAATAACTGGTGTGATTGTTTGACCGTCGGTCAGCTCAAGGAACTGTGGCGTCCTGAAAGTGGCGTGAAACAGTGGAAAGACCTGAATCCCAAATGGCCCGCCAAAGACATTAAGTTGTACGGACCTGGTACTGATTCCGGAACCTTTGACTACTTCACCGAAGCAATTGTGGGTGAAGAAAAAGCCAGCCGCTCTGATTACACCGCCAGTGAAGACGACAATGTTCTGGTAACCGGCATTCAATCAGATGAATATGCCATCGGCTACTTTGGATATGCTTACTACGATGAAAACAAAGATAAGCTGAAACTGCTGGCTGTCGATGGTGGCAAAGGTTGCACAAAGCCTTCTTTGGAAACCGTACGTGACAACTCTTATGCCCCGTTGTCCCGTCCTCTGTTTATCTATGTGCGAAAGTCAGCATTAGAGCGACCTGAGGTAGCAGCGTTTGTGAAGTTTTATCTGAAAAACGCAGCACAACTTGCCAAAGACGTCGGTTATGTGCCGGTCTCTGATGAAGTTGCTAAAGCAAATGATGAAGCCCTTAAGGGAGCATTGTCGAAGTGACAGACGAACGTTCAAAAGAAGAACAATCGATTGAGATGGAACTTGGCGAGGCAGCTGCAATGAAGCTGCCTCGCTCTACCTCTTTGGAGCGGGGAGATGGTCTGTTGGTCAGGCTGCGCCCGTTCTATGAGGGTTTGATTCATTTCAGCCTGTTTATATGTGCCAGCATTTCGGTGCTGGTAACAGTGGGCATTGTGATTGTCCTGCTGTATGAGTCGGTACAGTTCTTCTTTGATGTGTCGATTATCGAGTTCCTGACGGGCACGAGATGGACGCCTCTCTTGAAGCCACAACATTTCGGGATTCTGCCTTTGATGTGTGGAACGATGCTGGTTGCCGGGGGAGCAGCGATTGTAGCCGTTCCGATTGGTCTGGGAACGGCCATTTATCTCAGCGAGTATGCGTCTCCCCGTTTTCGTGATATTGT
This window of the Gimesia fumaroli genome carries:
- a CDS encoding PstS family phosphate ABC transporter substrate-binding protein, with the translated sequence MIKTNIGKVCGLMCLAVGVSLIGVGCNGNSDSGNGPAAKEAGSESEGGEKLSGKVQIDGSSTVYPISEAVAEEFRTVQPDVHPIVGISGTGGGMKKFIAGEIDICDASRGMKEKEAAACKEKGIEFIELSVAFDGLAVIANPKNNWCDCLTVGQLKELWRPESGVKQWKDLNPKWPAKDIKLYGPGTDSGTFDYFTEAIVGEEKASRSDYTASEDDNVLVTGIQSDEYAIGYFGYAYYDENKDKLKLLAVDGGKGCTKPSLETVRDNSYAPLSRPLFIYVRKSALERPEVAAFVKFYLKNAAQLAKDVGYVPVSDEVAKANDEALKGALSK